The Rhinoderma darwinii isolate aRhiDar2 chromosome 3 unlocalized genomic scaffold, aRhiDar2.hap1 SUPER_3_unloc_6, whole genome shotgun sequence genome includes a window with the following:
- the LOC142683551 gene encoding uncharacterized protein LOC142683551: protein MDALDFQNYVLDENQPPIDEAMHGVQGPPELCAGTVALCSLYYVHLMKERRRREFERRRRILRFRRVKARERLRFAVLWASRLLSSREMSAPNKERRIWSEMRSSSRWNAVTEKAFTNFDWIESFRMRKSTFDYVCEQLRPVVQRTDADVRRAIPTEVRLAMTLWCLGSSCEYRTIENVFGVSRSTICKVVRDVCEAVVSILTPKFVFTPKGDILHNTMKGFEQRYGLPQVAGVIGTFHVAIRPPNECAGQYFNTKGWHSVVLQAVVDSDHRFWDLNISSPGNSSNARVFLDSELYEWGTEGTLFPNITYYVDGREIPIRLLGSRSYPRLTWLVTPFPDESQPECTELNRPFSSALSLARVAFGRLKGRWRCLLKRNDPDLSFLPTLIAACCTLHNICESRGDPFEEHWLEEAAEEELEQPSECEELGPERMSEEIRDALANAVWARNGGP, encoded by the coding sequence ATGGATGCTCTAGACTTTCAGAATTACGTACTTGATGAAAACCAACCACCAATTGATGAGGCGATGCATGGGGTGCAGGGTCCCCCGGAGCTGTGTGCCGGAACGGTTGCCCTTTGTTCTTTGTATTACGTCCACCTGATGAAGGAAAGAAGGAGACGGGAGTTTGAGCGGCGAAGAAGAATTTTACGTTTTCGCCGTGTAAAGGCCAGAGAGCGTCTGCGCTTCGCTGTTTTGTGGGCCTCTCGACTTCTGAGCAGCAGGGAAATGTCTGCGCCAAATAAAGAGCGTCGGATCTGGAGCGAAATGCGCTCCTCGTCACGCTGGAACGCTGTGACGGAGAAAGCCTTTACGAACTTTGACTGGATTGAGAGTTTTCGCATGAGAAAGTCCACTTTTGATTACGTGTGTGAGCAGCTACGGCCCGTCGTTCAGAGAACGGACGCCGACGTGCGTAGGGCCATCCCGACCGAGGTGCGGCTGGCTATGACGTTATGGTGTCTTGGCTCCTCGTGTGAATACCGTACTATCGAGAACGTTTTTGGCGTCTCGCGTTCCACCATTTGTAAGGTTGTTCGGGACGTTTGCGAGGCGGTGGTCTCCATTCTTACCCCCAAGTTCGTTTTCACTCCTAAAGGAGACATTCTCCACAATACGATGAAGGGTTTCGAACAGCGTTACGGTCTACCACAGGTGGCCGGCGTAATAGGCACTTTCCATGTCGCTATACGTCCCCCTAATGAATGTGCCGGGCAGTATTTCAATACCAAAGGTTGGCATTCGGTGGTTCTTCAGGCCGTGGTCGACTCCGACCATCGCTTCTGGGACCTAAATATTAGCAGTCCCGGAAATTCGTCTAACGCCCGGGTTTTTTTGGATTCAGAACTTTATGAGTGGGGTACCGAAGGAACTCTGTTCCCCAACATAACTTACTATGTGGATGGAAGGGAAATACCCATCCGCTTATTAGGGTCCCGTTCATATCCCCGACTCACCTGGCTGGTGACGCCTTTTCCCGACGAGTCGCAACCGGAGTGTACGGAGCTTAATCGTCCGTTTTCTTCTGCCCTGAGTTTGGCACGAGTCGCTTTTGGACGTCTCAAGGGTCGTTGGCGTTGTCTTTTGAAACGCAATGACCCTGATCTCTCGTTCTTACCGACTTTGATCGCCGCTTGCTGCACGCTCCATAATATTTGCGAGTCCCGCGGAGATCCGTTCGAAGAGCATTGGTTAGAAGAAGCCGCCGAAGAAGAGTTGGAACAGCCAAGTGAGTGTGAGGAGTTGGGGCCAGAACGGATGTCGGAGGAGATTCGAGACGCTCTTgctaatgctgtttgggcacgaaaTGGTGGGCCGTAG